A DNA window from Phragmites australis chromosome 11, lpPhrAust1.1, whole genome shotgun sequence contains the following coding sequences:
- the LOC133885535 gene encoding geranylgeranyl pyrophosphate synthase 7, chloroplastic-like, with product MAKVGPCLHLATPMAKNHKLHMPPRTAPLQAKHSALSFRCAVTSQTASNTTTATVLQANKEAFGFEQYMASKAAAVNEALDRAVPLRHPAERLHESMRYSLLAGGKRVRPVLALAACELVGGDEAAAAPVACAVEMVHAMSLIHDDLPCMDDDDLRRGRPTNHVAFGVSTALLAGDALLALAFEHVARGCADHGVPAERALRAVAELGNAVGAEGLACGQVVDMASEGAAVGLATLEYIHVHKTARLLEAATVCGAIVGGGTYEEVEGIRRFARYIGLLFQVVDDVLDVTRTSEQLGKTAGKDLASDKATYPKLMGVDGARAYAAELVASAEAELDRFDRDRAAPLRHLSRFIAYRQN from the coding sequence aTGGCCAAGGTTGGACCCTGCCTCCATCTTGCAACTCCCATGGCGAAGAACCACAAGCTCCACATGCCTCCAAGAACCGCTCCACTTCAAGCTAAGCACTCGGCCCTCTCCTTCCGGTGCGCCGTGACGTCTCAGACGGCGAGCAATACCACCACAGCCACCGTGTTGCAAGCCAACAAGGAGGCCTTTGGCTTCGAGCAGTACATGGCATCCAAGGCCGCGGCCGTGAACGAGGCCCTGGACCGCGCGGTGCCGCTCCGCCACCCGGCCGAGCGGCTCCACGAGTCCATGCGCTACTCCCTCCTCGCCGGCGGCAAGCGCGTGCGCCCCGTGCTCGCGCTAGCCGCGTGCGAGCTGGTGGGCGGAGacgaggccgcggcggcgcctGTGGCCTGCGCCGTTGAGATGGTCCACGCCATGTCGCTCATCCACGACGATCTGCCCTGCATGGACGACGACGacctccgccgcggccgcccCACCAACCACGTCGCGTTCGGGGTCAGCACCGCGCTGCTCGCCGGGGACGCGCTCCTTGCCCTCGCGTTCGAGCACGTGGCCCGCGGCTGCGCGGACCATGGCGTCCCTGCCGAACGCGCTCTGCGGGCCGTGGCTGAGCTCGGCAACGCCGTGGGCGCCGAGGGTCTTGCATGCGGGCAGGTAGTGGACATGGCCAGCGAGGGCGCGGCCGTGGGGCTGGCCACCCTGGAGTACATCCATGTGCACAAGACGGCGCGGCTCCTGGAGGCCGCGACCGTGTGCGGCGCCATCGTCGGCGGAGGAACCTACGAGGAGGTCGAGGGCATCCGCAGGTTCGCGCGGTACATCGGGCTGCTGTTCCAGGTAGTGGACGACGTTCTCGACGTGACGCGCACGTCCGAACAGCTCGGGAAGACGGCCGGGAAGGATCTGGCGTCTGACAAGGCCACGTATCCTAAGCTCATGGGCGTCGACGGGGCGCGCGCGTACGCCGCCGAGCTCGTGGCGAGCGCGGAGGCGGAGCTCGACCGGTTCGACCGCGACCGCGCCGCGCCACTTCGCCACCTATCACGGTTCATCGCGTACCGGCAGAACTGA